The region CGAGAAAGTTCTCTGCTGTTAAGGGGTCATGTGATTAAATCAGACCCACCTGGATAATTCAGGACTGTGACTGTGATTACAGCTTCAAAGTCCCTTCTGCCATGGAAGTGACATAGTCACAGAGCCCAGGAATTAGGACTGCCTCCTGCAGCTTCCTAGTTGCCACACTCCCCTCCCTTGCTGTTCATCTGGCCTCACTAGCTGTCCCTTCTCAGTTGTCCTGCATCTCCTGACCTGTACACATCAGCAACCTAGGGCTATCCTTGGACGCCTGCCCTTCTCTACTTTCAGTGCCCGAGAGGTCCCAACCACTCCCACAGACTTAACTGTGTGATATAAACAGGTGCCAGAGCCCCAGGGGACTGTGTCCAACTGCCTTTTCCAGTGGGTCTCAAAGAGCATTCAGTCTCCGGTCCAGCAGCCTTAGTGCTTGTTACAAATGCAAATTCTCGAGCGCATCCAGGTActcctgaatcagaaactctgagatGGGGCCTAGAGATTTGTGTTGTAACAAGGCCTCTGGGTGACTCCGTTGTTTGCGGAAGGCTGCAAACCAGTTGGGCCACGCAGTTCCTTCCCCTGGATGTCCTCCGGCCTCCGACTCTGTATCCCCTTTTACTTTGTTTACATCATTCTTCTCTGTATCAGCCATTTGGCTTCACCACCCATCCACCCGAATGCTCGTGCTGCTGTGATCCATTATCTCCACAGCACCtagaatgatattttaaaatatgaatgggATGATATTTCCCTGCCTTAAAACCCTCTAAGAGCTCCCACTGCCCTTGAAATGAAATCCAAACCTTTGCCCTTGTCTATACAGCCCGCCTTGCCAACCTCTCTGGCCTCATCTTCTGATGTCCTCTCCTTTACTACACTCCAGCCACCCAGGTCTCCTCTCTAGTGCTTTCCAGCCCCAGGACCTTTACACTTGCTGACCAATTGTGTGGTCTCCCTTCCAAATCCTTTCAGGTGGTTGGTTCCTGTGTATCCTTCACATCTCAGTTCAACCATCCCTCCTCAGAGACATTGCCCTGCTCCTTAATAAAGTACACCTCATACAACCTGTCATCCCgttccctttctctccactgtGTACTTCCTGCGTACCATTTAGCACCTTTACATTAGCTTGTTTATTCATGACCTACACCGCTCCGACCCCCATACTCCAAAAGCATGGGAACCTCGTCTGTCTTGTTCTTTAATATAGTTGCAATGACCAGCTCAATGTTTGATACATAGCAGGTTCTCaatgaatatttcttgaattaaCAAATGAAACTAACTTTCTATCTGTCTATATGAGACCTTGGTCTTGCTTGTCCCTGGGGTGGAGACCTCCCTGCTGGTAGACATAGGTGCTTAGGCCTGCTGTTCTAGAGCTTGCCTGCccgcctgccttccttccttccttccttccttccttccttttcagatGAGCTGGTGTAATTCTGGGAGGTACAGAATTCAGGATACAACAAAGAGCTCTAGGTGATTCTGTTGTCTGGCAGGGTTCTGGGCTCGGTTGGCTCTGCTCTCACGGCTGAGATTGCAATGGCGGAGTGAGAAGGACTGAAGAGATGAGCCGCTGCATAATGACGATGGCGTTAAACTGCAACAGTTAATTCTTAAGTGTACCAGCAGGCTCCAGGACGACGCTGCATCCTAGCTATGGATGGCAACAGATGGTATGACAGGAAATCCAGGTCTTAAAATGGGAATGGAATTAAGGGTCACCACCGCCCCAGGCACAAGAAACAGCTCACTTTTTGCCAGATTTGTTAATTCCACCTGTGGCCAAGGGGGTCCTTCCTCACAGCCTTCATTTTTAGTTCCTTgagttccttctcctcttcttttcgCTTTTGCTTGATGCCTTATCTTCCCTGTACATCTCCTTGGCCTGCTTGTTGCGCCTTTGCCACCTCTGAGGCGGGACGTGGTGCCTGCTGCCCCTTTCCCACACCCTGCCACCGGAAGCTCTAGAACTCCTTGTTTCTTAACACCCCCAGAGAGCCTCTCCATTCTGTCCTTTCTAATCAATAATTTCCCACCACACCCTTGAGATATGTATAGTACCTTATGACCTGTATATTATTATCCAGCATGTATAATGTATTATTAACTGTATAATAAAATGTCACTGAATTTCTGACCCTTTGAAAGActtcatataaaaatttattaatgcaataaaattgaataaagaaGTTAGACACTAAAAGAGTACATATTAAGTGATTCTGTTCATTTGAAATTCAAAACCAGACCCCGTTAATCTGCACTGATATGGGCCATGAGCGCGGCTGTTCTTGTGAGAGGTTCTGCCTGGGGACAGCGTGAGGGGGGCTTCTAGGTACAGGAATGTTCTGTGTCTTGATCTGGAGAGTGagtatctatataaatatatgtatttgtatatagaaatatataaagtatatataaagtGTACATCAAGTACACTTTAATGTTTAGAAGGTATACTAAACACTCTTTAGAAGCTATACCccaattaaaaaatctaaataagtaaaaatatctttagttttcttattcttaagctctttttttattattatttattctgttacagttgtcccaatttttcccccttagtcctcctccacccagcccaccccccactcccacagtcagtcccctcaccattgtccatgtccatggtcattcatacatgttcttacAAACATCTTTTAAGAAGAGAGAGATTCAGAAAGGTGGCGTCACAGCACAAGCCCTTCCGTTTGGGGTCTGTAAGGCGTGAACCGGTACCGGtctctctgtctccaccccttcctctttGCCTGGCCAAAGCAAGCACCTGAGTGTTACAGTTATCAGAGCTGGCCCAGCAGAGGCTGCCTCCCCAGTCCCGTGACGTGGTCCAGTTTCCACCTGATTCTAGGTGACCTTGAGGACATGGGGGTGTTGCTGGGAaatgggaggaggaaaggggcagaGACTAGGTGGTGGAGCAGGCATCCAGCTGCAATCCCCAGGTCTCCTCTCCTGCTATTCCACCCTGGGGAGAAGAGGCCAGGCCAGACAGGTCAGTAATGCTGTTCTGAGGCCCCGGTGGGAGGCTCAGTGGCTCCTGAGAAGCCAGGTAGTTCCATGGCAGGGCGGGGGTCTTCTAGGTCTGCTGCCAACTTCCAGCTCCGTGCTTCTCCTCCCTCAGAGGCAGTTTTCCAAGGAGAATGGGTGGGAGATTAAGATACAGCTCTCCTAAGTCCCAGACTCTTCAGAACGATTTTGTTCCAAGACAACTCTCTGCATTAGAGTGATCTGGGAGTGTCTGTTGTAAATGCAGATTTCTGGTCTCACTGGAGATGTGAAGGGATGACTCTGGAACCTCTATTGTGACTATGATTCCAATGGTTGCTCACCAGCTTGAACCCTTCTCTACAAGGCGGGCAGGGCCTTTGCCTGCTTTTGCCGTCCAGTTCTAGGTCAGGACACCTGTTGAGGCTGGAGCTTGCATTATTTGTGTCACAACAAATGACACTGCAGAGGGTCCCTTTCATAGTTACCTTCAAATCCGagttttaataaaaaacatgtaGAATCATGTATCTCGAAGTgactccgccccccccccccgccccccatttaAGCACTTTGTCTTAAATATGGGAAACAGGCCTAAGATCTTAGGGGGTCAGGACTGGAGTCCAGGACTGGAGTCTGTAAGGCCCTCTAATTTCGAGGCCCTTTCCAGGAGCTTGCGGGCAGAGGGAGCGGAGGAAGCAGGCTCAGGACGGCGCCCTGCGTTACAGCCTGCACCCCGGATGGCGGCGTGGCGGGTGAGCGTGACTGAGCTGGAGGACCGCCTTCAGTGCCCCATCTGCCTTGAGGTCTTCAAGGAGCCCCTAATGCTGCAGTGCGGCCACTCCTACTGCAAAGGTTGTCTGGTGTCCCTGTCCTGCCACCTGGACTCTGAGCTGCGTTGCCCAGTGTGCCGGCAGGAGGTGGATGGCAGCAGCTCCACGCCCAACGTCTCCCTGGCGCGGGTGATTGAAGCCCTGCGGCCTCCCGGGGACCCAGAGCCTAACATTTGTGCGCACCACCGGAACCCGCTCAGCCTCTTCTGCGAAAAGGACCAAGAACTCATCTGTGGCCTCTGCGGCCTACTAGGCTCCCACCAGCACCACCGGATCACGCCGGTCTCCACCGTCTACAGCCGCATGAAGGTGGGCAGCAAGCGGGGCGGGGACTCAGGCTGCCTGGGGGGCAGGTGGAGCCCTTGGAGACCAGCCCCTGCGTTCTCTGGCGCCACCACTCGGCAAATAAGGGTCAACTGGCGTTCTCTCCAGCCAGATCCTGGAGCAGAATGCCCAGAGCGTTCATTCATCCTGAAGTTCTGAGCAGGCGCTGGGATTACAGTGATGGGCAAGATGGAGAGTGCCCTGCGTCACGTGCTAGCCCTTCCCGTGCCTTTTTCCCTTCGATAGCTCCTGGGACTGCACTCTCAGATACGGGAAGACAGGGAGTTCGTTTTGTCCCCCGGGGTATTTTTGTGCCTGGAGCTGTGCCTGGCGTACTAAGTGTTCAAAATGTATTTGTGGAATCAATGGGTTCCTGCGCCCCTGGAACTTTGCCTCAGGTCTAGCGGGTCATCATTTAAGATAACTAAAGGTAACAATGATACCATCTTTGGTTAATGCCGATCTAAGGTTTAAGAAGGGTGgggtttttattgtattttacaccggggaaactgaggttcagagaaggtaAGTGTCTTACCCAAGGCCACGCACACagcttgtaagtggcagagctgggactccaaCCAAGGCCAattttccttccatcaccaaCAGATcaagaaagggcaggaagggcTCTTGGAAGTGAATTATTATAGGGCATGTGGCCTAGTATTTGAGGGATAGGGGGCTTAAAAGTGAGGACTGACAAAATACAAATGAGGCagccaggaaaagaaagaacatggaAATCTGCAGGCAGAGGGGCCTCCTGTAAGCTGTTCCAGAAGTTTCCTGGCTGAGTGCTCTGGGCAGCATTTCTGTGTTCCTTTCACCCTGGGAGATGAGTCGGAAGCATGTACGGGGCCAGCCGGGTCAtccaccagcccctcctccccacagacaTTTCCCGGGCATCTGACCTGTGCTAGGCGCTGTGCTAGTGCCATGGTGCAGTCGTGGGCCAGAGGTCCACCCTGCCATGGCGGAGCTTACAGTCAGGTGGTCCAACAGAGTCCCATGTGTTGGGAGACTACCTGGAGCATGGCTCCTATATGGTCTcaggtggtcagagaaggcttcctggaggaagtggacTGCTAAGACAAGAATTGAACCACAAGGAGGACTTGAtaggaaaagaaggggaggaaaggcatTCCAAATataaacagcatgtgcaaaagaCCAGGAGGCAAAAGGCATGGCACATTTGAGGATTTATGAGTCATTCCGTGAAGCtcaaaggagactgaggtgtGAGCCAGATAGGGCAGGTGAGGTAAGCAGGGGCTGGGTCATGGAAATACCTGTGACACGGGGTGAGATTTGTAGTTTACTCAGAGAACCATGGCGGTGCCGGTGCACACTGGAGGCTTTTAAGCAGAGTTGTGATGTCGTCCTATCCCTCTGCTGAAGGGGTAGATTGGAAAGTGAAGCTGGGGATAAGAAATTGGGAGTAAGAGTCTGCAGAGTGATAAGAGAAGACCCCGATGATGCCCCAAGGAGCACCAGGCTTTGAGGTTTGGGTAGAGAGAGAACcccaagaaggggatggaaagaatcAACAGAGGGAGCAGAGCACTGGCCGAATGCGGCCTCCCGGAAACCAGAGGAGCAGAGCATTTTAACAAGAACATCACTTGTGTGTAAATGTCTGCTGAGGACTGAAGAGTCTGTTAGCTTTAGCAGTAAGAACTGGTCACCTTGGCAAGAGTGGTTTTAGGGGAGTGTGGAAGGAGGAAGCCCAACCGCAGTACAATGAAGCCGAGCCCACGTTTACTAGCAGACGGCCGCCCAGGGGAGAAGGAAACACTTGGGAGCCTGCTCATCATTTCTGGCACAGAGCCAGGGCTCGGCTTGAGTCCTGGTTTTGGACGTGGTTTTTTGTGATCCCAAGACTTGTCCGTGAGACGTGACCAATTTCGGTTTCTTTACCAGATCCCTGTCAGGCAGTGCTGTTGTCTCCCATTGACTGAGATCCCGAGACACTTTATCTTCATAATTGGGTTTGCTCTCGCTGTGGCCCAGCTGCTGAGAAAGAACTagtcccatctccctctgcctcGCCAGGGCTGCCATTGGAGTGCCCTTTCCTAGGCTATTGTGTGATCTGAAGCCTCCTTGTCCAGAGCAAGGACTCTGTGTCCGTTTACTCCTTACCCAGCTCCCTTTCCGAAAGGCTCTTACAGCTGACCTCTCCTTAGGAACTTTCTAAGCCGGAGTCTGTATACTTCACGGGCATAAACCCGCAGGGCCCCAGTAAAGTGGTGCAGCCAGATGGTGGTCTAGGAGGTCCTGCTTGGATCCCTAAGAACAGGTCAGATTGGGGGCCAGGGCCACCCAGAAGTGAGTTTACTTCATCCTTGGGAACCCTTAAATCTAGGCTAGGCCCAAGCCTGCTGGGGGTGGATTCAGGTCTTTCTAGGGTATGGGGACTCACCAGGTGTAACCTGGGCCACCACATGCACCACCGGCCTCAGTTGGGGACAGCCCTTTTGTAACGACCACAATGCCCACTAATTCTGGGCCTCCTGGTGCCTGGAGTTTACACCTGGTGGGTGCCCTACAGGCAGTGTTCCACGCAGGGAGTTTTGGCTTCAGACCGGCAATCACCCGTCTTGGGTGTTGCGTGGTGAAACGTTTAGCTCCTCTCTCCACGTCTTGGAGAGGGATGAGTTGGAGTCCTCTTCTGCCCGGGCAGTTCCTACCATCAATGTGGAGTATTCTTGAGTAGGCTTAGCTAGTTTGAGGTCAAGGGCCCCTGGGTAGCTCTGGTGCCTGTCCTGATGCCACTGGAAGTGCTAGTGGCCATTGGGATGCTCCCTAGAAGGGTGAGGCCCTAGGAGCTAAGACGGTACAGGGGCCAGCCCCTCATGGGGCCATGCACGTTGTCTCCAGGAGGAGCTTGCGGCCCTCATCTCTGACCTGAAGCAGGAACAGAAGAAGGTGGATGAGCATATCGCCAAGCTGGTGAACAACAGGACCCGGATTGTCGTGAGtgccttttccctctgcccctgcACTGGGACCTGCCACCTTCCCTTTCCTACAGAGCCCAGGGCTAATGTGTCCTGCACGGGAATCCATGCCTCCCATATAAAGCCAGCATTCAAAGCAttccagggcagggtggggaaggtgCAAATCTCCTCAGGGGAATTCAACCCAGTTGTCAGGACTGCCTCTAAATTGGCTTGTGTCCCCTTGTCCTTGGGACTGAGATAACCCAGAACCTAAGTCCCAGAAGTAAACAGCCCAAAGCGTGGGCATGACTAGCCAGCCCTGTCTCGTGTGTCTGCTTGACCTTGAGAGTCTGCGTGCCCGCTCAGTGCCTCGCAGCACAGGCATGGGAAGGCCTGAAGCTCCCCTTGGCGGTCTGCTTGTCCTCAGTGAGGGGTACATGGGACTGGGCGGGTGTGGAGCAGAGGCCCTGCAGGTAAAATGGCAACAGGACCCCCTGGGTACCCCTCACCCTTGAGAGGGAGGTGGCATTACCCCACTCAGTGGAGTCAGAACTTGGGGTCACAAGGGAATCCTGGCTATATCACTTTCAAGTCTGCTCTCCTGGGGTCTTTCAGACTCTTCTCAGTTGTGGAGCCTTGTGACAAAGCAAAGTCTTCCTTGCACACTTAATAGTTAGGACAAGTAAAAGCAGAGCCACTGCTTTGAAATGGGAACCGGGGTCCAGCCTCTACCCTGCCACTGTCGCCCACTCCCATGGTGCCCCCCGGGACCTCCAGGCACAGGGTGAGCACCAGTGTCAGCCCTGGGACTCAGGCACCAGGACCAGTCCATCAGCTGCCAGGCTCTGGAGACATGGAGGTCAGTCATCACCACTGCAGCTCAGCTCTGGCCTTGATAGGCTCGCTCTGTCCTAGAACGAGTCCGATGTCTTCAGTTGGGTCATCCGCCATGAGTTCCAGGAGCTCCACCAcctggtggaggaggagaaggcccGCTGCCTGGAAGGGGTGGAAAGTCACACCCGCGGCCTCATGGCCTCCCTGGACATGCAGCTGGAGCAGGCCCAGGGCACACGGGAGCGGCTGGTGCAAGCCAAGTGTGTGCTGGAGCAGTTTGGGAATGAGAATCACCGTGAGTTCATCCAGGTGAGTGGACAAGGGGGTGTCCCCTATGCCAAGGCCTCTAGGGCCTCAAGACCCTCTTTTGTGTAGCCTCTGCTGTGCCCTAACCTACCTCTCTTTTGTCTTCCAGAAGTACCACTCCGTGGCCTCCAGGTAATACCTTGGGAGGGAGCTCTCAGCATGGGTCTGGTGGCCACAGGCGCGGCATCTCTTCTCTCCTAGTCCCTCCCTTCAGTTTCACCTGTGCCTCAGGAGCGGCTGCCCACATCTGGCTCTGTACCGGGGccaggagaaacagagagaagtcaTGTCCCTGCCTTCAGGGGTCTTGCAGACTGGTGGGAGGAGTACAGTGAGCCATGGCTACGTCACTGTGGGTACCTGGAACAATAGAAGCTGCAGAAGTAACAGAAGAGGAGGTgactgttgggggtggggggattggcAAAGACAGTGTATGGATAGGACAGCTGAGAAAGGAGAGGACAGGAATTCTCCAGGCAAGCAGAGTGATGTGCAAGGGCAAAGTAGCATGTGGGCTTGGGAGTACGATAAGTTCAGTATGGCTGGGCTGTGAAACAGGAGATGAGTGGAAGAGGCGGGTAATGGCTGGAATGAGAGGCCTTGACCCTCGCACTTTGGCTGGCGTGGAAAGGGACTGGACCCACGTTCCGGTCCCAAGAATCGAACAATCGGTGCAGTTCCTGAGCCTTCCTCAGACCCCGTTTATGAGTCTCCTTCTTTTCTCAAATgttctttttaccttttaaaaaaatttactggtgtttagagagaagaagggagagagagaaacatctgttgtctcacttatttatgcactcattggttgattcttgtaatTGCCCCGACCGGGGATCCAACCTACAAACTCggcgtatcaggacgatgctctaaccaacccaGCTACCTGGCCACAGCCTCAAATTTTCTTTAGTATCAGGGACAATTTGATTAAGAGCATTGGTTTAAATAAATGGACAGAGAATCCAATCGCCCCAATACCAGGGTCCTGAAATGTTAGTGTGCATCGCAGTCGCCTGGGGGCTCAGTAAAacaccagccctgggccccagcagtcagtttctgattcagcaggtctggagtgggacccaaggaaatctgtatttcttacaagcttccaggtgatgcTACTGGTCTAGGACCTGCACTTTGAGGACCACTAATATAGACTATTACCTGTCCCAGGAAGGAGGCAGGTCCTttgagaggagggtggaggggaggagattATGGGCGTGTTGAGTGCAGTCTCCTGAGCTGTGACTGCCTGGCTGGACTTGCATATGGTGAGGCAGCTCCACCACCAATGCGAACTGTCACCTCTAGAGCAGAGCCCCAGCAGGCCCGGCCTTT is a window of Desmodus rotundus isolate HL8 chromosome 1, HLdesRot8A.1, whole genome shotgun sequence DNA encoding:
- the TRIM50 gene encoding E3 ubiquitin-protein ligase TRIM50, with the translated sequence MAAWRVSVTELEDRLQCPICLEVFKEPLMLQCGHSYCKGCLVSLSCHLDSELRCPVCRQEVDGSSSTPNVSLARVIEALRPPGDPEPNICAHHRNPLSLFCEKDQELICGLCGLLGSHQHHRITPVSTVYSRMKEELAALISDLKQEQKKVDEHIAKLVNNRTRIVNESDVFSWVIRHEFQELHHLVEEEKARCLEGVESHTRGLMASLDMQLEQAQGTRERLVQAKCVLEQFGNENHREFIQKYHSVASRSGCPHLALYRGQEKQREVMSLPSGVLQTGGRSTVSHGYVTVGTWNNRSCRSNRRGEPQQARPLESTFSPVSFKPGLHQADIKLTVWKRLFRKVLPAPESLKLDPATAHPLLELSKGNTVVQCGLLPQRRASQPERFDYSTCVLASQGFSCGRHYWEVVVGSKSDWRLGVIKGTASRKGKLSKSPEHGMWLIGLKEGRLYEAFGCPRVTLPVAGHPHRIGIYLHYEQGELTFFDADRPDDLRPLYTFQADFQGKLYPMLDTCWHERGSNSLPMVLPPPSGPSHLTLPQPTKL